From one Musa acuminata AAA Group cultivar baxijiao chromosome BXJ2-6, Cavendish_Baxijiao_AAA, whole genome shotgun sequence genomic stretch:
- the LOC135615274 gene encoding uncharacterized protein LOC135615274 isoform X2, with amino-acid sequence MFKSMLACCKLYISESRNPTSLALIEQAAKAYPEAVVINKFKDEIYNRVGYTLVSPLATDSLSDVTPLSNAVFEMVKAAFESIDLETHSGTHPRLGVVDHICFHPMAKASLDQAAGIAKSVAADIGHKLQVPTYLYGAANEGGRTLDSIRRELGYFKPNSDGNQWTGGLRAEISGLKPDAGPLQSSLAKGVVVIGATRWVDNYNVPVWSTNIEAVRKIARKVSERGGGLESVQAMGLAHGAYCTEVACNLLNPSITGADQVQHQVQKLASEEGFKVGEGYFTDFSQEKIIEMYFESISCDST; translated from the exons ATGTTCAAGTCTATGCTTGCTTGTTGCAAGCTGTACATATCCGAAAGCAGAAATCCCACTTCTCTAGCATTGATTGAGCAAGCAGCTAAAGCATATCCAGAAGCTGTTGTAATCAATAAATTCAAGGATGAGATTTACAATAGAGTTGGATATACACTTGTTTCACCTCTCGCCACGGACTCATTGTCTGATGTAACCCCATTGAGTAATGCTGTGTTTGAGATGGTCAAGGCAGCATTTGAGTCTATTGATCTTGAGACGCACTCTGGAACTCATCCCCGACTTGGAGTCGTCGACCATATCTGCTTCCATCCTATGGCAAAAGCTTCCCTGGACCAAGCTGCTGGGATTGCCAAGTCTGTGGCTGCTGACATTGGCCACAAGCTCCAAG TGCCGACATATCTATATGGAGCAGCTAATGAGGGAGGAAGGACTCTTGATTCAATAAGAAGAGAGCTCGGCTACTTCAAACCCAATTCAGATGGAAATCAATGGACAGGTGGGTTGAGAGCAGAAATATCAGGATTGAAGCCTGATGCAGGTCCTCTTCAGTCTTCACTAGCCAAAGGTGTGGTGGTCATTGGGGCCACACGCTGGGTTGACAACTACAATGTGCCAGTCTGGTCTACTAACATCGAGGCTGTTCGTAAGATAGCGAGGAAGGTAAGTGAGCGAGGAGGAGGACTTGAATCAGTGCAAGCTATGGGTCTAGCTCATGGTGCCTACTGCACTGAAGTGGCATGTAATTTGCTGAATCCAAGTATCACGGGAGCAGATCAGGTACAACACCAAGTTCAGAAACTTGCATCGGAGGAAGGATTTAAAGTAGGGGAAGGATATTTTACCGATTTTTCCCAAGAAAAAATCATTGAGATGTACTTCGAATCTATCTCATGTGATTCAACTTGA
- the LOC135615274 gene encoding uncharacterized protein LOC135615274 isoform X1, with protein MQYVQSRVTQPKMFKSMLACCKLYISESRNPTSLALIEQAAKAYPEAVVINKFKDEIYNRVGYTLVSPLATDSLSDVTPLSNAVFEMVKAAFESIDLETHSGTHPRLGVVDHICFHPMAKASLDQAAGIAKSVAADIGHKLQVPTYLYGAANEGGRTLDSIRRELGYFKPNSDGNQWTGGLRAEISGLKPDAGPLQSSLAKGVVVIGATRWVDNYNVPVWSTNIEAVRKIARKVSERGGGLESVQAMGLAHGAYCTEVACNLLNPSITGADQVQHQVQKLASEEGFKVGEGYFTDFSQEKIIEMYFESISCDST; from the exons atgcaaTACGTACAAAGCAGGGTGACACAGCCAAAGATGTTCAAGTCTATGCTTGCTTGTTGCAAGCTGTACATATCCGAAAGCAGAAATCCCACTTCTCTAGCATTGATTGAGCAAGCAGCTAAAGCATATCCAGAAGCTGTTGTAATCAATAAATTCAAGGATGAGATTTACAATAGAGTTGGATATACACTTGTTTCACCTCTCGCCACGGACTCATTGTCTGATGTAACCCCATTGAGTAATGCTGTGTTTGAGATGGTCAAGGCAGCATTTGAGTCTATTGATCTTGAGACGCACTCTGGAACTCATCCCCGACTTGGAGTCGTCGACCATATCTGCTTCCATCCTATGGCAAAAGCTTCCCTGGACCAAGCTGCTGGGATTGCCAAGTCTGTGGCTGCTGACATTGGCCACAAGCTCCAAG TGCCGACATATCTATATGGAGCAGCTAATGAGGGAGGAAGGACTCTTGATTCAATAAGAAGAGAGCTCGGCTACTTCAAACCCAATTCAGATGGAAATCAATGGACAGGTGGGTTGAGAGCAGAAATATCAGGATTGAAGCCTGATGCAGGTCCTCTTCAGTCTTCACTAGCCAAAGGTGTGGTGGTCATTGGGGCCACACGCTGGGTTGACAACTACAATGTGCCAGTCTGGTCTACTAACATCGAGGCTGTTCGTAAGATAGCGAGGAAGGTAAGTGAGCGAGGAGGAGGACTTGAATCAGTGCAAGCTATGGGTCTAGCTCATGGTGCCTACTGCACTGAAGTGGCATGTAATTTGCTGAATCCAAGTATCACGGGAGCAGATCAGGTACAACACCAAGTTCAGAAACTTGCATCGGAGGAAGGATTTAAAGTAGGGGAAGGATATTTTACCGATTTTTCCCAAGAAAAAATCATTGAGATGTACTTCGAATCTATCTCATGTGATTCAACTTGA
- the LOC103988738 gene encoding gibberellin 2-beta-dioxygenase 8 → MENMRSVSEAQELDQAAVDHSATVMDSNPPFFATYKSLFSSRASMNHEAELLAAECDLPLVDLSRLNSKLEAKQCKQDIITAATEWGFFQIVNHGVSNSLLARLRRQQVKMFRQPFKKKVLDFSDDSYRWGTPTATSLKQLSWSEAYHIPVSSANKLARTSTNRCVIEEFSAAMAQLANQLVDTLAEGLGRDGTYIKENCTRNSCYLRLNHYPSCPLPGEVFGLVPHTDSDFLTILCQDTVCGLQLNKAGRWVTVKPNPNALIVNIGDLFQAWSNGLYKSVEHRVMSNPHLERFSVAYFVCPSKETLIQSSALPAIYRKFSFGEYRLQVQQDVRLTGHKVGLTRFLA, encoded by the exons ATGGAGAACATGAGAAGCGTTTCAGAAGCACAGGAGCTCGATCAG GCTGCTGTAGATCACAGTGCAACCGTGATGGATTCTAATCCACCATTCTTTGCCACCTACAAGAGCCTCTTTAGCAGTCGAGCAAGTATGAACCACGAAGCCGAGTTACTGGCGGCGGAGTGCGACCTCCCGCTCGTCGACCTCAGCCGTCTAAACAGCAAGCTCGAGGCGAAGCAATGCAAGCAAGATATCATCACTGCCGCCACGGAGTGGGGCTTCTTCCAGATAGTGAACCATGGCGTGTCCAACAGTCTCTTGGCAAGACTGCGACGACAACAGGTAAAGATGTTTCGGCAGCCGTTCAAGAAGAAGGTCCTCGACTTCTCCGACGACAGCTACCGCTGGGGGACACCCACGGCGACCAGCCTGAAGCAGCTGTCGTGGTCGGAGGCGTATCATATTCCTGTGTCTTCCGCGAACAAGCTTGCAAGAACCAGCACCAACAG GTGTGTGATAGAGGAGTTCTCTGCGGCAATGGCTCAGCTGGCAAATCAACTGGTCGATACACTTGCAGAAGGATTGGGACGCGATGGCACGTATATCAAGGAAAACTGCACGCGCAATTCGTGTTATCTGCGACTCAACCATTATCCGTCATGCCCACTACCCGGTGAAGTGTTTGGGTTGGTTCCTCACACTGACAGTGATTTCCTCACCATCCTGTGCCAAGACACGGTGTGTGGGCTGCAGTTGAACAAGGCTGGGAGATGGGTCACCGTCAAGCCTAATCCTAACGCCCTGATCGTCAACATCGGCGATCTATTCCAG GCTTGGAGCAATGGCTTATACAAGAGTGTGGAGCACAGAGTCATGTCGAATCCACACCTCGAGAGGTTCTCGGTGGCCTACTTCGTTTGCCCCTCCAAAGAAACATTGATCCAGAGCAGTGCACTGCCAGCCATCTACAGAAAGTTCAGCTTTGGAGAATACAGGCTGCAAGTTCAACAAGACGTCAGGCTAACCGGTCACAAGGTTGGGCTTACGAGGTTTCTCGCTTGA